TGCCGTGCGATTTCCGACGCATTGCAGGCCCGGTTCAATCCGGTGGCCGTTCGCGGCGAAATCAGTGGGTTCTCGCGCGCGGCCAGCGGTCATTGCTACTTTTCGATCAAGGATCCGCAGGGGCAGATTCGCTGCGCCATGTTCAAGCGCGCCGCCTCCATGATGGATTTCTCGCCGCGCGACGGCGAACTGGTCGAGGTGCGCGGACGTCTGGGCGTCTATGAGGCGCGCGGCGACTTGCAACTGGTCGTGGAAAGCATGCAGCGCGCGGGTCAGGGCGCGTTGTTCGAGCAATTCCTGCGCTTGAAAGCCAAGCTGGAGCAGGAAGGCCTGTTCGATTCGGCCCGCAAGCGCGAGCTGCCGGTGTTCCCACGGGCGATCGGCGTGGTCACATCGCCCGGAGCCGCCGCCTGGCATGACGTGATGACAGCGCTCAAGCGGCGCGTGCCCCATATTCCGGTGGTGATGATTCCGGCGCTGGTGCAGGGTGCGCAGGCGCCGGCTTCCATCGTGCGAGCGCTGGAAAAGCTGTATTCGATGGCGGGCGATGATGCTCCCGAAAAGAACGGCGTTCCGCCGGTCGATGTGATTCTGCTGGTGCGCGGCGGGGGCTCCATCGAGGACCTCTGGGCCTTCAACGACGAGCAACTCGCGCGCATCATCGTGCAAAGCCCGGTGCCGCTGGTCAGCGGGGTGGGGCACGAAACCGACTTCACGATTGCCGATTTCTGCGCCGACCTGCGCGCGCCCACCCCCACGGCCGCCGCCGAACTGGTGGCCCAGCCGCGCGATCTCTGGTTGGGGGCGCTGGAACTGATGCAGGAGCGCCTGACCGAGGCCGTGGAGCGCCAGCTCGACCGCCATGCCCAGTGCCTGGACATGGCGGCGCGGCAGATCAGTCGCCCCTCCAATCACATCGCCAAACAGCGGCTCGAGCTGATGCACCGAACGCAGCGCCTGCAGCAGTCCGTGCAGCAGCAATTGCATCGGGGCGACAAGCAGCTCGAACAATGGAGCGCGACGCTGCCCCGAAGCATCGAACGATCCATGGGGCGGCTGGAGCAGCGGCTGGCCAACGCGGCCACGCGGCTGGAACTGCTCAACCCGCAGCATGTGCTGGCGCGCGGCTACTCGCTTCTGAGCGATGCGCGAGGCCGCACTGTGACGAGCGTGAAGCAGGCCCCGCCGGGCACCGCCCTGAACGTGGCAGTATCGGATGGTGTGCTCGACGTGGTGGTGACTCCGCCCCGGCTGCTGTGATGCGTGGAAAAAGCGGCCTTGGGTTTTCTGTAAGCCAATGCCGTTTGCATATCCATATTCCATCGAAGGGGTGCTTCGCCTCCTACAATGGTCAAGTATTTCCCCGGTAACGCTGGCGGTGCATGCTGCATGGCGCTACCCACATCAATCAATCCAACCACGAGGAAACAACCATGGAACGCACCCTGCCACCATTGCCCTATGCCATCGACGCTCTGGCCCCCGCCGGCTACAGCAAGGAAACGATGGAGTACCACTACCTCAAGCATCACAATGCCTACGTGGTCAAGCTCAACGAGCTGCAAGTGGGCACCGAGTTCGAAAACCTGGAACTCGAAGACGTGATCAAGAAGGCTTCCGGCGGCATCTACAACCAGGCTGCCCAGATCTGGAACCACACCTTCTTCTGGAACTGCATGACCCCCAGCGGCGGCGGCGAACCCACCGGCGCTCTGCTGGACGCGATCAACAAGAAGTGGGGCAGCGTTGCCGACTTCAAGAAGGCTTTCGTGACCTCCGCCGTGGGCAACTTCGGCTCCGGCTGGACCTTCCTGGTGAAGAAGGCTGACGGCTCCGTCGACATCGTCAACATGGGCGCTGCCGGCACCCCACTGACCACCGCCGACAAGGCCCTGCTGACCGTGGACGTGTGGGAACACGCCTACTACATCGACTACCGCAACCTGCGTCAGAAGTTTGTCGAAACCTTCTTCGACAAGCTGGTGAACTGGAAGTTTGCCGAAGCCAACTTCGCTTGATCGTCACGCGATCTTGCTGAAGCAATGACAGGAGCCTCCGAAAGGAGGCTTTTGTCATTTCAGGGGCTGCATATCGATTGCGCCGCTCGAATGTTCACGCATAGAATTGTTTTACACAATTAATTACATTCGAGGGAAATATGCAGTTCAAACAAGGTTCGCGAGCGGCCAGTCTCGTTGTGGGCGCTTTTCTGGCGCTGGGGTCATCCGTCGCGATGGCAGCGGCTGCGCCTTATGCCATGGTCACTTTTTCATTCGAACGGTCGGCTCCGACAGTCGCTTCGGTGCCAGTGATGAGCGACTGGGTCGCATTGGCAATGGCCTTGTTGGTGGCGATTGGCGGTGCGCTGGCCCTGCGGCGCAAGGCACCGCGCAGTTTGGCTGCGGCCCTGTTTGCGAGTGCACTGGCGCTTGGCGGTTGGGGCGGAGATCCGATCATGAGATCTGCCTATGCGAGTGTCAATGAGCAAGCGACATCCATTCAATTCGAGATTGGATCGTTGCCCGTCACTGACGGGATCGTCTGGACCGCTTCGATGACTCCTTCATCGCTGTTCGATGTGACGGGTGGCCAACCGTTGGAAAACATCTTCGTGGCAGATGGTTCAAGAAGCCCATCTTTCATCTCCCAGGCCTTTGGTGGTTCATACGATGACGTCGGCACAGCCGGACTTGGATTTCTTGGATTCGGCAGCGGAGATGGCACTGTCTTCGGCTCCAGCACTTTCGCTGCGTTGTTCAACCGGACCGGCTACACCATGATGATCGACGATATTCAAGGGTTTGATTCCGGTGGCGTTCCGTTCGGCCTGCAAGGCGTATTCGGTGCACCGACCTTGGGGCGCGCGCCGCTGACCAAGGCCAGTCCCGCGCCAATCACCACCATCTGTCAGGCGGGCGTGCGCATTCCGGCGGGAGGCAGTTGCTCCATTGGCTTGGTCGATCGGACTCCGCGCACCTGAGTCAGCAACTCGATCAGCCCCCTGAGCGCGGGTGACTGGTGGCGTCGGCTCGGGTAATAAAGGTAAAAACCTTCGGTCGGCGGGCACCAGTCGGCGAGCACGCATTCCAGCGCGCCGCGTGAGAGCGCATCGCTCACCATGTCTTCATACACATAGGCCAGACCGATTCCGGCAAGCGCGGCCTGAACGATCATCACGTCGTCGTCGAGCGTGAGCGGGCCTTGTGTCTGCACCTCGATCTGGCGACCGTTCTGGCTGAATTCCCAGCGGTAATGCGCGCCGCTCGGAAAGCGTCGGTTGATGCAGCGATGCGCTTGCAGATCCTGCGGCGTTTGCGGCTTGCCATGCTCGGCCAGATATTGCGGCGTGCCGACGACGATGAAGCGCGGCACGGGCGTGAGCGGCAGGGCGACCATGCCGTTCGCGAGGCTTTCACCAAAGCGGATGCCTGCATCGAATCCACCTTCGACGATGTCGACCAGCCGGTCGTCGGTGGCGATTTCCAATTCCACCAGCGGGCAGCGTTCGTGAAACTCGGCCAGCACGGGCGCGAGCACGATGCGCGCGGCCTGTCTTGGCACGTTCAGCCGCAGCCTGCCGCTGGGTGTGGTGCCCATGTCGCGTGCCTCTTGCACGGCCAGTTGCATGTCGGCAAGCGCGGGCGCGAGCCGGTCGAGCAGCAGTTGACCTGCATCAGTAGGCGTGACGCTGCGCGTGGTGCGATGCAGCAGGCGCAGTTGCATTCCGGCTTCCAATTGAGCGATGCCGTGGCTCAGCGCCGAGGGCGTGACCCCCAGCTCGCGGGCGGCGGCGCTGAAGCTGCGGTGCTGTGCCACCTTGGCAAATGCAGCCAGTGCGTCCAGACTGGTGCTTGGGGCATTCGGGTTCGGCGAGTTGGGCTGCTTGTTCATTTGTGAAATTTGCTCATGAGTTTGTTGAGCATTGATCGGATTATCAGATGCAAAGCCTTGCCGCACACTGCATGGGTCTTGATGAGAAAAACGCTGAAAAGGAATGGATTGAGTATGGAAACCAGACAACTCGGATCGCAAGGACTCCAGGTTTCGGCCGTGGGCCTGGGCTGCATGGGCATGAGCTTTGCCTACGGCGGCGCGGAGGAGGGCGACGCTCTGAACACGTTGCACCGCGCACTGGAGCTTGGCTGTAACTTCTGGGATACGGCCGAGGTCTACGGGCCGTACACCAACGAACAATTGCTCGCGAAGGCGCTGAAGGGAAAGCGCGACAAGGTGATCGTCGCGACCAAGTTCGGCTTCGACATCGCGCCTGAAACGCCCGAGCGCCAAGGCCCCGCCCGCATGGTGGGCCTGAACAGCCGCCCCGAGCACATCCGCGACGTGGTGCACGCGTCGCTCAAGCGGCTGGAGGTGGACGCCATCGATCTGCTGTACCAGCACCGCGTCGATCCTTCCGTGCCGATCGAGGAGGTGGTCGGCGTGATGGCGGACTTTGTGCGCGAGGGCAAGGTGCGGTTTCTGGGGCTGTCCGAGCCATCGGCGGCGACGCTCAAGCGGGCTCATGCCGTGCATCCGATCTCGGCGGTGCAGTCCGAATATTCGCTCTGGAGCCGCGAGGTCGAGCAGACCACGTTGCCCACCTGCGTCGAGTTGGGCGTCGGCTT
This genomic stretch from Diaphorobacter sp. HDW4B harbors:
- the xseA gene encoding exodeoxyribonuclease VII large subunit; the encoded protein is MFDRQNVGLEPHVWEVGSLCRAISDALQARFNPVAVRGEISGFSRAASGHCYFSIKDPQGQIRCAMFKRAASMMDFSPRDGELVEVRGRLGVYEARGDLQLVVESMQRAGQGALFEQFLRLKAKLEQEGLFDSARKRELPVFPRAIGVVTSPGAAAWHDVMTALKRRVPHIPVVMIPALVQGAQAPASIVRALEKLYSMAGDDAPEKNGVPPVDVILLVRGGGSIEDLWAFNDEQLARIIVQSPVPLVSGVGHETDFTIADFCADLRAPTPTAAAELVAQPRDLWLGALELMQERLTEAVERQLDRHAQCLDMAARQISRPSNHIAKQRLELMHRTQRLQQSVQQQLHRGDKQLEQWSATLPRSIERSMGRLEQRLANAATRLELLNPQHVLARGYSLLSDARGRTVTSVKQAPPGTALNVAVSDGVLDVVVTPPRLL
- a CDS encoding superoxide dismutase yields the protein MERTLPPLPYAIDALAPAGYSKETMEYHYLKHHNAYVVKLNELQVGTEFENLELEDVIKKASGGIYNQAAQIWNHTFFWNCMTPSGGGEPTGALLDAINKKWGSVADFKKAFVTSAVGNFGSGWTFLVKKADGSVDIVNMGAAGTPLTTADKALLTVDVWEHAYYIDYRNLRQKFVETFFDKLVNWKFAEANFA
- a CDS encoding LysR family transcriptional regulator gives rise to the protein MNKQPNSPNPNAPSTSLDALAAFAKVAQHRSFSAAARELGVTPSALSHGIAQLEAGMQLRLLHRTTRSVTPTDAGQLLLDRLAPALADMQLAVQEARDMGTTPSGRLRLNVPRQAARIVLAPVLAEFHERCPLVELEIATDDRLVDIVEGGFDAGIRFGESLANGMVALPLTPVPRFIVVGTPQYLAEHGKPQTPQDLQAHRCINRRFPSGAHYRWEFSQNGRQIEVQTQGPLTLDDDVMIVQAALAGIGLAYVYEDMVSDALSRGALECVLADWCPPTEGFYLYYPSRRHQSPALRGLIELLTQVRGVRSTKPMEQLPPAGMRTPA
- a CDS encoding aldo/keto reductase is translated as METRQLGSQGLQVSAVGLGCMGMSFAYGGAEEGDALNTLHRALELGCNFWDTAEVYGPYTNEQLLAKALKGKRDKVIVATKFGFDIAPETPERQGPARMVGLNSRPEHIRDVVHASLKRLEVDAIDLLYQHRVDPSVPIEEVVGVMADFVREGKVRFLGLSEPSAATLKRAHAVHPISAVQSEYSLWSREVEQTTLPTCVELGVGFVPYSPLGRGALTGKLPAPDQLAADDFRRNLPRFQADAWERNTPLIATLQRMAEARGCTAAQLALAWVLAQGEHIVPIPGARREPHLRENIAAAGIRLSAADLAEIVASQDPGKVQGERYTAASLALVNR